The genomic window GTCCCCTATATACGCGCCCTGGCCCACAGTCGACCGTGCTCGCTCATGCGCGTCGATCGCGCAACGACTCAATCAAACGCGTCTCTCGCTGGATTCGGTCCACGTATGCCATCTCGTTTATCAGCGTCTCGCCGCCTACCGGGCCCCAGCGCCCCTCCCCACCAATCCAAAATTCGAAGCCGCTCGAGAAAAAACCACGTCCGTCTTCACAGCCACACAAGATGTGTGGGTCCCGCCTGTATGCGGAACTGCTTTTTTTTTTTGTCTAAGAAGGAACCAGGAAACAATCCCACTGCATCTCTCTGACTAGTGGGCCCTACAGGTCCACCGGTTGGTTGGGCACTAGAGTCTTCTCGCCGCATCGTCGTCGCAGTCCCCAGTTCCTGTTCGCTTtgctcctcccctcccctctcgccttccGCCTTCCGCCACGCCAGCGAAAACCCTACCTCCGGAGGCCGCTTCCCCGGTCACCGCACCGCCGGGCGAGATGATGGGGTACCAGAAGGGCGTCGACATCGAGGCGGGGACCTCCGGCGGCGCCGCGGCGCCGACCCGGGGGCTGTACCCCGGGATGACGGAGAGCCCCGAGCTGCGCTGGGCGCTCATCCGGAAGATCTACGTCATCCTCTCCCTGCAGCTCCTCCtcaccgccgtcgtcgccgccgtcgtcgtcaagGTCCGGGCCATCCCGCACTTCTTCGTCTCCTCCAGCGCCGGCCTCGGGCTCTacatcttcctcatcatcttcCCCTTCATCGGTGAGGCCTCAAGCCAGCACTCCTCCATCTCTATTCCGATTGGGGTTTCGGTCCGATCCGATTGTCGGCAGGGTTTCCGCCACCGCGAGCGTCTCGAATATATacccttattattattattattattattattgcatTTCCATTTAGAAATCAGTGCTTAATTCGCACGAATTTATACCCGACAACGATAGCTGTATGCGTGCGATTTAGTCATGAGGGCCTTGGTGAGGGGACAGGACTAGCTTTCCCTTTgcgtgctctgctctgctctgtacTCCATTACCTTTGAGATGCTCTGGTCCGTACTATTATTACCTTTGAGATGCCGTCGCGTCCCCGCAAAGCAATGGATGTATACAAGTTACAACTTCTGAATTTTGCATGAACGCCCCATGTACTTACTACTCTTAATTTTGCTTTGCTAGAATGGGACGCTGTTGCTTTGTGAATTTGCTGCTGGTATAATCTGTTACTAATTAAAATGCTTGTTAATTTTTTTTATGCAGTGCTGTGCCCATTGTACTTCTACCGCCAGAAGCACCCGGTCAACCTGCTGCTGCTTGGCGTCTTCACAGTGGCCATCAGCTTCGCTGTGGGCATGACATGTGCCTTTACTAGCGGTATTTCTCTTCCCACCATGTACTCTGCTCCTAGCTTGTTCTTGAGTCACTCTGCTCTGCTGCTTATATGTAAATCAGCATCCTCTAGTGCCCCTCTCATTAATTATGTTAATTCATTGCATATGACTTGTAGATATTTTCCCACTATTAGCTTGTTAGTCACTACTATGTACGGCAATTGGATAGTTTCCTACTAGCTATTGTTGTGAAGCATTTTGTTTGCGTGTGGACTGGGTTCAGAAATACATGTGCCACCAATTTGTCGTAGCCATGCAAATGGTACACACTCAGGCAGCCCATGTGACTATCATTGATGCATTTTCCCAGTCTGTGTTGAGGGCCAAGTTGTAGCTGTTGGTCACCTTTTATGATATGCTTGTCTGAGTCAAGCATTTGCAATATTAGCAGCTAGTAGGATTGCTTTCTGAGAAGACCTTGCTTTGCTATTCTCAGCCGCTACTTGTTGAACTCAGAAATTAGCAAATAGCAGTAACCTTTTCTTTTCATAGAACATTGGTTGGATCGTACATATTTATTTACTGTTTCTTTCTGCCACTATTTGTTGTAAGATACATAGTGATGTGATAGTATCAATTTGATCTGAAGGGCCGTTTGATCCAAATAATATGCCAGTCAATCTGCTCAAGTTGGCATGGTTTTAGCAAGGACGTGGTTTAGGTTGCACGACTAGCTTAAACTTATATCGAAATAAAAGGGATTTTCACATGATATATCATACAACTGTAACTGTAGTTGATGCATTTTCCCGGCCTGTGTTGAGGCCCAAGTTATAGCTGCTGGTCACCATTTATGATCGAGATATGCGTGCCTGAGTTCATCTGAAGTAGTATTACTTTTTGTGAAGACCTTGCTTTGCTATTTCCAGCTGTTACTTTTTGAAATCAGAAATTAGCAAACAGTAACCTTCGCTTTACATAGAACATTGGTTGGGTCTTGCATatttatttactgtttcttccagCCACTATTTGTTGTAAGATACATAGTGTTGTGATAGTATCAATTTGATCTGATGGGCCGTTTGGTCCAATAATATGCCAGCAAACCTGCTAAAGTTGGCATGGTTTTGGCACGGACATGCTTTAGGTTGTGCGACTAGCTTAAACTTTTATCAAAATAAAAGGGATTTTTACATGATATATCAGACTAGTGTGCTGTCAAGACAATAGATGCTTAATAGGTTATTTTAAGGGTACTCCATGCATGTGCTGATTAAGATCCTGTTCGGAAGCTCTCCAGACTCTCAACTCCGCTCCGCACGAGCTGGGTTTGAACCGCTCCGCACGATTGTGCTGGCGCTCCCTCCGCTCCGGGAGTTGCAGTTGGGGAGCGGAGGGAATCCGAACAGGGCCTAAATCTCATTGGTTTAAAGTGATAGAAAatacataaccttttgatttagaCAAAGTTATGTTGTCAGGCACTCTGTGATCTGTCATCCATTTGTGCTTGCCTCAGTGTTCATACCAATCCATTTTGGGGTTGTACCAATTCCCAGGCATCCTACTATTATTATGACACGTTCTGTTTGCATGTGGACTCGGTTCAGAAATACACACTGTCAATTTGCCATGGCCATGCAAATGGTAGACACTGCCAGGCAGCCCATGTGACTTAGTTGATGTGTTTCCCCAGTCTGTGTTGAGGGCCTATTTGTAGCTGTTGGTCACTTTTTGACAAGACCTGCTATTTTCAGCTGTTACTTTTGAACTCAGAAATTAGCAAACATTAACCTTCACTTTTCATAGAACATTGGTTTCATCTTGCATATTTATTAACCGTTTCTTCCGGGCACTATCTGTTATAAGATACATATTGTTGTGATAGTATCAATTTTACCTTCTCAAGTTGACATGGTTTTGGCAAGGACGTGGTTTAGATTGCACCACTAGCTTAAACTTTTGTTGAAGTAAAAGGGATTTTCACATGATATGGTGACTTCATAGGTTATTTTAAAGGTACTTCATGCATGTGCTGGTTAAATCTCATTGGATTAAAGCGATTTGATTAAAAATACATAATCTTTCGATTTAGACAAAGTTATGTGCTGTTTTTCTGTCATCCATTTGTGTTTGGGGTTGTACCAATTCTGTGGTTCACTCTAGCTTGTACCACATCCAACGAGGTTGCTGATAGTTTGCTTCTTCAATGCGTCACTTCCATTTACGTCAGATTCTAGCATGCACGTGTTTTTATTGTTTGGTCAGATTTACATGGAAGTTTCTTTTGGAAAGACATGTTTGAGATGATAAGAAAGCAATTAGTTCATTTAGTAGCTAATTTTCCCTGCTTTCATGAtgcactccctctgtaaactaacgTAAGATGTTTGCGTGCGCGTCGCTAAAATGGTCCGCCCTGTGCACAGGCAAGGTCATTCTGGAGGCTGCGATTCTTACAACAGTGGTTGTCTTCAGCCTCACTGCTTACACCTTCTGGGCCGCAAAGAGGGGCCAGGACTTCAGCTTCCTTGGTCCTTTCCTATTTGCTTCTCTGATCATGTTGCTCGTCTTTGGGTTCATTCAGGTCAGATCGATGCCTATGCGTTTCGCATTAATTCCCTTCTCTAGTTAATTCCATTTATCAGTCTTCTCTATTACTCTACAATAAGTACTGATCAAGGCTTCTTTAAATATGCAGATCCTCTTCCCGATGGGCAAGCTCTCTCACATGATCTATGGCGCGCTGGCGGCACTCATCTTCAGTGGCTACATTGTCTATGACACGGACAACATCATCAAGCGTTACACGTATGACGAGTATGTCTGGGCCGCCGTCTCGCTCTACCTTGACGTCATCAATCTGTTCCTGGCCCTGCTGACCCTGTTTAGGGCGGGTGACAGCTAAGCGCATCGCCCTGTGGCTTCAAATCCCGTGGACGAATTTGGTATCCTGATGAGTCCTTGACTTGAAGAATTGTATAGGCTGGTATCGCTGGCACGGTGAAGATGTTGCTTAGTTTAGTTGAGTTGCTACTTGCTAGTAGAGAGGAAAGATAAGAAAACTGTGCAATCGGTTCTATGGATGGTGGGTGTGATGCTGGATTGGTGGTGTTGCTGTGTGTACGGTATCGTTTCTTACTATAACTGTTTCTGATATCATTTCTATCTCTACACTGCACTTTGACCAAAGTGGCGCGGTGGCTAGCTTGGCCATCTTTGTCTGAGGCCAGACAAGAGGTCTCATGTTTGAACAATAGCCAAATCCTGTATGAAGGATAGCTGTGTTACATATAGGTACCCACTCAAGACCCTATATGGACTGTTATTCACGAATAACCAGTAAGAAGTTAATGACAGTTTGAcgcttttgtttttctttcttccccCTGAAGAAAGAAAAGGTGATATTGCCTCCGGTGTCTCCCCTTTGCTAGCGACTTTGGTCGTCAGGGGCGAGGGGGGTCATCGGATTCACGCGTGTGGCTCAGTTTTAGGCTCTCGCAGGTTAGTTTAGGTTTTCATTAGTCTGTGTTTATCGTCTTTGTTTAGGCGGTGCCGATGGTGACGCTGAATAAAGATTTTTGAAATCATACTCCAAGGCGATTGGTCATATGGTTCGGGATGAATTTGAAAATCANNNNNNNNNNNNNNNNNNNNNNNNNNNNNNNNNNNNNNNNNNNNNNNNNNNNNNNNNNNNNNNNNNNNNNNNNNNNNNNNNNNNNNNNNNNNNNNNNNNNNNNNNNNNNNNNNNNNNNNNNNNNNNNNNNNNNNNNNNNNNNNNNNNNNNNNNNNNNNNNNNNNNNNNNNNNNNNNNNNNNNNNNNNNNNNNNNNNNNNNNNNNNNNNNNNNNNNNNNNNNNNNNNNNNNNNNNNNNNNNNNNNNNNNNNNNNNNNNNNNNNNNNNNNNNNNNNNNNNNGTGTCATATGAATTTACATTTCACAAAGGGGCAGGCCGAGGATATTGGCATATTGCTTCGATAAAGGGAAACCGAGAGAGGGAAGGGGGCTTGAAGGTAGTTACAACAAACACCTAATTCAAATGGAAGCAACCAAACCATGGGTCAATATCACCCCGATGGTTGGCTACCATGCAAGGCCTCCAGAGAATAGGGCCATCACGACAACTTTTGAGCATAAAGGGGAGTGACAGTTGGAGGCCGCAAAAGACAACCACGTTCCATGCTTTCAAAGTGAGGTGAAACTTCTGGAACCTCCCGCCCAGTTTTGGGAAGGTTTCAAAAGTATATTTTGTTATTTTTTCTGCCTTGTTTTTCTCGTATTTCcggtttctgtttttgtttttattttttcgcttctttttattttttatctgTTTTatgtgtttcctttttcttttttaacaCACATATAGTTTTTAATTCATGATTTATTGAAATTTACATAAAAAAATACTCAAGCTCTcagacatttttcaaattcatgaatattttcaaatttatgaacaatttttttttcaaaatccatgaataattttttaaattatgaactttttaaatgattttatttaaattcataaacattttcctaaatttatgaactttttagaTCCATGAATATTATCTGAATTTACTAAAATTTGAAATTTACATAAAAAATTTAAGCTCTCAAACATTTTTTCAACAATTTGTTAACTTTTGTTCGGCGCAAGCTGTCACTCGATATGTATTGCGTCAAGCGATGCATATCAGTGCCCTTCTTTGTCTCGCCCGCATTGAGACGGAAGAACTGCTCGCCTCTGGCGTTCAGTAAATGGGCCGGCCAGCGCACGTcctgttctgttttctttcttttatttctatttctcaATGGAAAATCTTTtacataattttttttaaatgttcatcaTGCGTTTAAATAAATGTTAATCTAGTTTAGAAATTTGTTCTTGCAACTTTAAGAGAATGCTGATAGCgttaaaaaatgttcatccattTGAAATATTTGTTCATGGCATGTTAAAATTTATTTATAAATGAAAAAGTAATTTTTGTTTAATTTATAAAAATTCTTCACGCCATTCAGTTATAAGGTCGTGTCATTTAAATAAACATTCATCATTTCAAAAATATGTTCGTGACATTTTTGGAAAATGTTTATATGATGCAAAAAATATTCACATACTTTAATTTTTTTGGTACCATTCTAAAAATGCCCATGCCATTTTAAAATAAATCTTCGTGCATTTGAAAAAAATATGCTTTTGATGGTTGAATTTTTGTAATACTACAATATAAAGAATGTTCATGTAATGTGAAAGAAATGTTTTGTCGCATTAAAAAAAAGTTCAACATGTATATGAAAAAAATGTTTAACATACATAACAAAATGTTACACATGTATATGAAAAAGGTACAACATATCTTGAATAagtcaacatgtatttgaaaaggAGAAAATAAGGAGACACCAATACAAAAAAACACGAAAGATTTTAAAACCTGTTTGAACCGGCCTATAAAATCTTCCCAAAACCACTCCAGGGAGCTACACGGAGGCGGAGCTTCCTTGGGGCCGAACTGCCCGCCCAGGTTTTTGCACTTTCTGCACGCTGTAGCCCTAAGCACGAAGCACACACCTCGTCCCCTTTTCAGTTTACACGACCATTTCAAGCACGAAGGATCAGTCCTTGCACAAAAGTTATATTGTGCACTGACTAATGCCTACCAAAACGTATTATATGGTTGAGAATTTGAAATTTGGGTTCTCTCCTTTGTGCTGGAGTTATAGTGTTGGACATGAGATGAGGGTATGTCTCACATTAGGACCTCCCTCAACGAGCATATAGCCCGGTgccctctcctcggcctcggccatggcTGGAATATAATTCTCACTGGCCTGTTCGGCCTTTCCGGGCTGGTCGGCTTCCTCTTCAATTGGCGCGGGAGCTTCCAAAGCCATTGTTATCAGATTCAACCTGGCCAATTAAGTCATGTCAGTCGACATACACATACTACATACTGCACAGGAATTCCACGTACCGAACCAAGACGAAGCACAACTGTTTCCTCCAAGTGCTCTGTACTGTACACCAGCACTCCCGCGATTGGTGGACAAGCCCCCGCAtcgtattagagcatctccagccgccccCAATAGGCCCCCAGGGCGCGTTCTTTTACCGCTGAAGCCAAAAAAATGGCCCATCGGCGCCCCAGGTCCTCGTTTTCCGTTGGTTCGGGCCAAAATCACAACCGACGTGCCCAAGCAGAACCCAGCGCACCGGAGGTCACCCGGGGGCACCGGTTGAAGCTAAAAGGCGCGTGGGCCTGCGCTGTCATCGACGTTGTCTGATTTCCCccttccctccattttcccattgctgacccccttcttccccgccgCTCCCACCATTCTTCCCAGATCcgcccgccatgccgccgaagaagtatgcGCCCCCCTCGCCTAGCCACCGATTCCGTCCAGCCAAACTAGAGGAAGCCGAGCCCGCCGATCTCAAGGCCCCCGGGCTTGACGGACGCCCAGTGGAAAGCCGACGTTGATCGCCGGGCGGCGGTCAACACCGGTCGGCGTAACGGGCTCAATATGAAGAAGGCCAGGGATGGGGCGGCGGAGCAGAAGGAGGCGTCTCACGTGGGGATGGCGAAACCTTCCGCCTCAATAGGCCGGCCAGTGCCCACAAGGCGTGTGGGGGAGCCAGCAAAGCGTTGTGTTGCCTGCCAACTTCTCGCCTCCACTATGGGGATACACGCCCTCGCCTGGGTACATCGACGGCGACGCGCATGGCggcttcaaccccaacatcaccttcccgcATGGCGCGGCGCCGCACGCGTCCCCCCGTCTTCAACCCCGACCCGCGCGCGCCCCCCCTTCTTCAACCCTGACCCGCGCAGGCCCTTCCCCGCGTTCACCACCGGCCTCAACACCCAGTATAGCTACTCACCGCCGACGTACTCAGGCTTGTCTACGTCGACTCTGCGCCGTGGGGCCCTACCCTTCGCACCACAGTTTAGCAGCACTCACGCCGACACGGACTAGCTCATCACGAACGGCTCAGTCGCCGCCGCTTCGTGCCCCAGGTTCTGCATGCAAGACGAAATGCTGGACACCGCCGTCGACATGGAGGACGTCAAGCAAGACGATGccgagaaggaggtggaggaggaagaaTCAGCGGAGCCAGCgaccaaagaaagaaagaagaagcggGCGGTCAATGCCAGGCCGGGCGAGCCTCGCATCAAGTGGACGCCAAAGAAGAGTGCCTCGCAGAAGCATGGAAGACTACAGGATCGACCCGATCACCGGAGTGAATCAGAACGCCGACACCTACTGGAGAAGGATCAAGATGACGTTCGATGAGCGCAAGTTGGTCGACCCCGACTTCGCCAACATCCACATGGATCGCGGCAAGAAGGCCATGGCGAACCATTGGGCGACCATCCAGCAGGCCTGCAACAAGTGTCATGGGATTCAAGAGGAGGTCATCGCTCGCCCGGAAAGTGGTGCCAACTTTGAGCGTCAGGTATGGCCATCGCTCGCCGGCCTAGCTCTTCGTCGTGTACTTCGCCGACACTTGTTCTTCGACTGTGCAGATGATTCCAGGACAACATCAACCAAGAGTTTAAGTTTTTTCATGTGTTCACCAGGATCAAGTCGTGCGAGAAATGGACAGAGTGTCGGCTCTCtctcgccaaggccaaggatggTGTCTACAACCCGGACGCACCTGCCTCGGCGGCGGCAGAAGGGCGTCCTGATGGCAACGAAAGAGCCAAGGTGGCGAGGGACGCGACACCTACTATCACACGGTTGCAATCATCGATAGAACATTGCATCGCCAATGCCAAGAGCAACACGACCAAGACAGAGGAGAAATCCGACGtgaggtggtcggcgttgatgacgaagCAGGACGTCAAGCtcgaccttctaaggaccaacatcgtcgcgaagaagaggaacaccgacctggcgttCTTGATGGGAGCAGACATGTCGACGATGGACGAGCAGGCGAAGGCATGGTACCTGGCAGAGCGCGTCCTCATCTTAAACCAGATGTGGGGACCGGCGGCGGCCACTGCCCTACACCCACGCTGAGCATTGAAGCTGTGCCCACAACGCCGACACCGACCTCTCCCAGCCCTATGGCAGAGGAGCCTGTCGTTTGATTTCCATGTCTGTGGTTCCTACCCTTTTGATCGGCGGACTTTGCCTATGTTCGATCGCCGACCTATGACATGATTTTATTGCCGACTTGTGGCATGATGATCACCGAACTTGTGTTGTTTTTTGTTAGCGGGAAAGATAACTTTGAATTTTTATGCATTTGGGGGCCGAaatctgggggcgcggctggaaatTCGCTCCTCGAGGCCAAAAAACCGCTGGCGCAAACGCCCAAAGCCCTTCGTTGGATGCGCTGGGGGGCCaaacggttggagatgctcttacagttCGCACTGAACGGGATCGTTGCCTTGACGCGTATTCCACGTACGAGCCTTGCCCGGAGCAAATATCTATgctaagagcattactagtagagccctcaaaccctcaaacccctaaaaataactgttttttttacagttttcgcggaaaaaacgccgtagactagaacctctaaaccctcaaacctgtaaaaaaatttagaggtccaaccctcaaaccaGTTTGCAATCCGTAGAAGTAGGGGTTGAGAGGAAAATCGGCCCCCAACCCGCACTCTTCCTCCTCGCTCGCTCCTCGCTCGCGCGGGAGCCAACTGCTCCtcctcccggcctcctcctcccgccgcctcctgccgtgctggccatggagggccccgctgatggggtcatgtacctagggtagggtcatgaacctgatctaagtaccttacccaaggacacccttagaagaagtcgccttccagtcgaccaacgaaggactcactcgactgactgaaggactcgaccacgaagactcactcgaccaccaagaggtcaagaggcactctgcactgcaacggcctgtaattaagtaggctttatgatagtaaagacactttatgtggggcgttaccagtaacgccccaaacttaactcaccttaaaccctctcctacgtgggctggctggggtcctggcgcactctatataagccaccccctccacaggcagaagggttcggcaccttgtatactcataatccactcgaccgcctccgggctccgagacgtagggctattacttcttccgagaagggcctgaactcgtacatcccttgtgtttacaacctctccatagctaggaccttgcctctccatacctaccccccactctactgtcaggcttagaaccacgatagttggcgcccaccgtggggcaggtgttttagcgattttgtggagaagttgcgattcttccgagtactttcatcatggtgtctgctggagttttggtcgggggtcaagagatccgtctcggcactctcaccttcatcgccgacgactccgcgtggctccaggaggctccactcgacgtagatgcgctccccatccgcggtgcgacgcattttcgcgcatgtgtccgtggcgttctgctgcggcaaccgtcgacctagtatcggtcgactcctccatcgtcc from Triticum aestivum cultivar Chinese Spring chromosome 3B, IWGSC CS RefSeq v2.1, whole genome shotgun sequence includes these protein-coding regions:
- the LOC123072401 gene encoding protein LIFEGUARD 2, which gives rise to MMGYQKGVDIEAGTSGGAAAPTRGLYPGMTESPELRWALIRKIYVILSLQLLLTAVVAAVVVKVRAIPHFFVSSSAGLGLYIFLIIFPFIVLCPLYFYRQKHPVNLLLLGVFTVAISFAVGMTCAFTSGKVILEAAILTTVVVFSLTAYTFWAAKRGQDFSFLGPFLFASLIMLLVFGFIQILFPMGKLSHMIYGALAALIFSGYIVYDTDNIIKRYTYDEYVWAAVSLYLDVINLFLALLTLFRAGDS